In Thalassotalea fonticola, a single genomic region encodes these proteins:
- the zapE gene encoding cell division protein ZapE, with amino-acid sequence MSLSEKYQQLINDGQLNVDDAQSNAIHLLELLNQHLVNQPKAKLKLPLTNFPWLQRFSRQQSLKGIYLWGKVGRGKTMMMDLFYQNLNIGRKQRMHFHHFMAQTHQQLTLLVGQVNPLSVIAKNLANEIDVLCFDEFFVSDIGDAMILAGLFAELFNQGVVLVTTSNCQPEQLYRNGLQRQRFLPTIDLLNKYCQVVSVNGEKDHRLHQQKYARYIYPLETPNNFLEEEFYLRTNKMLERGKITINSRELTYIGIASDTIFFDFSMLCKGARSQLDYISLAKQFKCIFVANVPQFSGTVLEHVVSGTEEGYRRSENIFTGMHSKDDEARRFIALVDEFYDQNIELFISSEVDILKLYCGEKLSFEFARCESRLVEMQSEHYPQKT; translated from the coding sequence ATGTCATTAAGCGAAAAATACCAGCAATTAATTAATGACGGCCAGTTAAATGTTGACGATGCACAAAGCAATGCAATTCATTTATTAGAATTATTAAATCAGCATTTAGTCAATCAGCCTAAAGCAAAGTTAAAATTACCGCTCACCAACTTTCCGTGGTTGCAGCGATTTTCTCGGCAACAATCTTTAAAAGGCATTTATTTGTGGGGCAAAGTAGGGCGCGGTAAAACCATGATGATGGATTTGTTTTACCAAAACCTGAATATTGGTCGAAAGCAGCGGATGCATTTTCATCATTTTATGGCACAAACTCACCAACAACTAACTCTGCTTGTTGGGCAAGTTAATCCTTTATCAGTCATTGCAAAAAACTTGGCGAATGAAATAGACGTGCTTTGTTTTGATGAATTTTTTGTTAGTGACATTGGCGATGCCATGATCTTGGCGGGCTTATTTGCAGAACTGTTTAATCAAGGTGTGGTGTTAGTAACAACCTCAAATTGTCAGCCAGAACAGTTATATCGTAATGGCTTACAACGACAAAGGTTTTTGCCTACCATTGATTTGCTCAATAAATACTGTCAGGTTGTTAGTGTCAATGGCGAGAAAGATCATCGCTTACACCAACAAAAATATGCTCGTTATATTTATCCGTTAGAAACGCCGAATAACTTTTTAGAAGAAGAGTTTTACCTACGTACAAATAAAATGTTGGAGCGCGGAAAAATCACAATAAACTCCAGAGAGTTAACTTATATTGGCATTGCCAGTGATACAATATTTTTTGATTTTTCAATGTTATGCAAAGGTGCTCGCAGCCAACTTGATTACATTAGTTTAGCTAAGCAATTTAAATGCATATTTGTGGCTAATGTGCCGCAATTTTCCGGAACCGTGCTTGAACATGTGGTATCTGGCACTGAGGAAGGGTACAGGCGTAGCGAGAATATTTTTACTGGCATGCATTCCAAAGATGATGAAGCCAGGCGATTTATTGCCTTAGTGGATGAGTTTTATGATCAAAATATTGAACTGTTTATTAGTAGCGAAGTAGATATTTTAAAGCTTTATTGTGGTGAAAAGCTGAGTTTTGAATTTGCTCGTTGTGAATCTCGATTGGTAGAAATGCAAAGCGAACATTATCCGCAGAAAACTTAA
- a CDS encoding M1 family metallopeptidase — protein MNLRSIFIAASFTALFVSPVHATVVKQSKGDFEDKFRQLEEILPTPNDYRNAAGEPGKEYWQQQVDYKIKVQLDEENRRLSAKQTVTYHNNSPYRLKYLWLQLEQNRFKADSMSELTGDFGGIGRRGPATTKPSGSKPAKISFAELRKQQFYADNTLGYDVFKVTDKRGNALKVTLVGSQARIDLVDALDAGDDVTFNIDFAFNILEENAVSARAGYEHFPDDAREGGNDIFLLAQWFPRLAAFSDYEAWHNKEFLGRGEFTLEFGNYDVEMTVPADHIVASTGVLQNESKVLTKQQRKRLEQAKTAKRPVFIVSEEEALENEKAGTDKSKTWHFKAENVRDFAWSSSRKFIWDAKGYAQGGDEQEHVMAMSYFPKEGGDLWKKYSTESVIHTMDVYSRYTFDYPYPVAISVNGPVGGMEYPMISFNGPRTKWHEDGSRTYTLAEKRFLIGVVIHEVGHNYFPMIVNSDERQWTWMDEGLNSFLDGVAGREWDHTIPWGVEPRDIIGYMKSDVQVPVMTQSDSVLNLGPNAYTKPAAALNILREVIMGRELFDFAFKEYAVRWKNKRPTPSDFFRTMEEASGIDLDWFWYGWFYTTDHVDIAVDSVYKLRLDTKNPDIDFDRRRQEHLEKPSSLHVDRNTAAKVKTWLELNEDVRDFHDDNDRWTVTNKERNKYKETLNKLEPWERKAFERAVSEDQNYYVINFSNLGGLVMPILLDLTFEDGSTESMHIPAEIWRRAPKAVSKLIVTEKGKNLVSVTVDPHWETADVNPDNNHYPRRIIESRIEAFKKEKSKKMEYRDIMHDSKTELKEPKAKVYKK, from the coding sequence ATGAACTTAAGAAGTATATTCATTGCAGCGTCATTCACTGCATTGTTCGTATCACCTGTGCATGCCACAGTGGTAAAACAAAGCAAAGGCGATTTTGAAGATAAATTTCGTCAGTTAGAAGAAATTTTGCCAACGCCAAACGATTATCGTAACGCCGCGGGTGAGCCAGGAAAAGAATACTGGCAACAACAAGTTGATTATAAAATCAAAGTACAACTTGATGAGGAAAATCGCCGTTTATCTGCAAAGCAAACAGTTACGTACCACAACAACTCACCATACCGTTTAAAGTACCTTTGGTTACAGCTTGAGCAAAACCGTTTTAAAGCAGACTCTATGTCTGAGTTAACGGGTGACTTTGGCGGTATTGGTCGTCGTGGTCCAGCAACAACAAAACCTAGCGGTAGCAAGCCGGCAAAAATAAGTTTTGCCGAGCTGCGCAAACAACAATTTTATGCTGACAATACCCTTGGTTACGATGTATTCAAGGTAACCGATAAACGCGGTAACGCTTTAAAAGTAACCTTAGTTGGTAGCCAGGCTCGAATAGATTTAGTTGACGCATTAGATGCAGGTGATGACGTTACTTTTAATATTGATTTTGCCTTTAATATTCTAGAAGAAAACGCTGTCTCAGCTCGTGCAGGTTATGAACACTTCCCTGACGATGCCCGCGAAGGCGGTAATGACATTTTCTTATTAGCACAATGGTTCCCACGTTTAGCCGCTTTTTCAGATTACGAAGCATGGCACAACAAAGAATTTTTAGGCCGCGGCGAATTCACTTTAGAATTTGGTAACTACGACGTAGAAATGACCGTACCAGCGGATCATATCGTAGCCTCAACCGGTGTTTTACAAAACGAAAGTAAAGTACTGACCAAACAGCAACGGAAGCGTTTAGAACAAGCTAAAACAGCTAAGCGTCCAGTATTTATTGTTAGCGAAGAGGAAGCGCTAGAAAACGAAAAAGCTGGCACAGACAAGTCTAAAACTTGGCACTTTAAAGCTGAAAACGTGCGTGATTTTGCCTGGTCTTCATCTCGTAAATTTATTTGGGATGCGAAAGGCTACGCACAAGGCGGCGATGAGCAAGAGCATGTAATGGCTATGTCATACTTCCCTAAAGAAGGCGGCGACTTATGGAAGAAGTATTCAACCGAGTCTGTAATTCACACCATGGATGTTTATTCTCGTTATACCTTTGATTACCCATACCCGGTAGCTATTAGTGTAAATGGCCCTGTTGGCGGTATGGAATATCCAATGATCAGCTTCAATGGTCCGCGTACAAAATGGCATGAAGATGGTTCTCGTACTTATACTCTGGCAGAGAAACGCTTTCTGATTGGCGTTGTAATCCATGAAGTTGGTCATAACTATTTCCCAATGATCGTTAATTCTGATGAGCGTCAATGGACTTGGATGGACGAGGGTCTAAACAGCTTTTTAGATGGTGTTGCTGGCCGTGAATGGGATCATACAATTCCATGGGGTGTTGAACCACGCGATATTATTGGCTATATGAAATCTGATGTACAAGTACCTGTTATGACTCAATCAGACAGCGTATTAAACCTTGGTCCAAATGCTTACACTAAACCTGCTGCCGCGTTAAATATTTTACGCGAAGTAATTATGGGCCGTGAGTTATTTGATTTTGCTTTTAAAGAATACGCAGTTCGTTGGAAAAATAAACGCCCAACTCCATCTGACTTTTTCCGCACCATGGAAGAAGCTTCAGGTATTGATTTAGACTGGTTCTGGTATGGCTGGTTCTACACTACAGATCACGTTGATATTGCAGTAGACAGTGTTTATAAACTTCGTTTAGATACTAAAAATCCTGACATTGATTTTGATCGTCGTCGTCAAGAGCACTTAGAAAAACCATCGTCTTTACATGTTGATCGTAACACTGCAGCAAAAGTAAAAACATGGTTAGAGCTGAATGAAGATGTTCGTGATTTTCATGATGACAATGACCGCTGGACTGTAACTAATAAAGAGCGTAATAAATATAAAGAAACGTTGAACAAGCTAGAACCTTGGGAACGAAAAGCTTTTGAACGCGCCGTAAGTGAAGACCAAAATTACTACGTAATTAACTTCTCAAATCTAGGTGGTTTAGTTATGCCAATTTTACTAGATTTAACTTTTGAAGATGGCAGCACTGAATCTATGCATATTCCAGCTGAAATCTGGCGTCGCGCTCCGAAAGCAGTAAGCAAGTTGATTGTTACTGAAAAAGGTAAAAATTTAGTGTCTGTAACGGTTGACCCGCATTGGGAAACTGCCGATGTAAACCCAGACAACAATCACTACCCACGTCGTATTATCGAGTCTCGCATTGAAGCTTTCAAAAAAGAGAAATCGAAGAAAATGGAATACCGCGACATTATGCATGACAGCAAAACGGAATTAAAAGAGCCAAAAGCTAAAGTATACAAAAAGTAG
- a CDS encoding DUF6702 family protein — protein sequence MTLYKFKKQFLAILLTTVTLLVSSLAAAHQQKEAYSTILFNDRTHNIEVSHRFYIHDAEHALVKLLNKHADLIGSSETQQEFAEYIQNKFRLLDDKKKLLPLGSVGFEVEGKFFWVYQEIKQPEVLTAVYVKMAALQDVWPGQINQINVEHSDIKAKSKKSRSVRISEHDDWQRITVD from the coding sequence ATGACACTGTATAAATTTAAAAAGCAATTCCTTGCTATTTTACTCACAACTGTAACGTTATTGGTGAGCAGTTTAGCTGCTGCTCATCAGCAAAAAGAAGCGTATAGCACAATTTTATTTAATGATCGTACGCATAACATTGAAGTATCGCATCGGTTTTATATTCATGATGCCGAACATGCTTTAGTAAAGTTACTTAATAAACATGCTGATCTAATTGGCTCTAGCGAAACCCAGCAAGAGTTTGCCGAGTACATACAGAATAAATTTCGTTTACTTGATGACAAAAAGAAATTATTACCATTAGGCAGCGTTGGTTTTGAAGTAGAGGGCAAATTTTTTTGGGTCTACCAAGAAATAAAACAGCCGGAAGTATTAACCGCGGTTTATGTAAAAATGGCTGCATTACAAGATGTATGGCCAGGACAGATTAATCAAATTAATGTTGAGCATAGTGACATTAAAGCGAAAAGTAAAAAATCTCGCTCTGTTCGTATTAGTGAACATGATGACTGGCAACGTATTACTGTAGATTAA